The Stenotrophomonas maltophilia genome includes a region encoding these proteins:
- the blaL2 gene encoding L2 family extended-spectrum class A beta-lactamase has translation MLARRRFLQFSGAAVASSLALPLLARAAGKATANAPTDAAITAASDFAALEKACAGRLGVTLLDTASGRRISHRQDERFPMCSTFKSMLAATVLSQAERMPALLDRRVPVGEADLLSHAPVTRRHAGKDMTVRDLCRATIITSDNTAANLLFGVVGGPPAVTAFLRASGDTVSRSDRLEPELNSFAKGDPRDTTTPAAMAATLQRVVLGEVLQPASRQQLADWLIDNETGDACLRAGLGKRWRVGDKTGSNGEDARNDIAVLWPVAGGAPWVLTAYLQAGAISYEQRASVLAQVGRIADRLIG, from the coding sequence ATGCTCGCCCGTCGCCGATTCCTGCAGTTCAGTGGTGCCGCCGTGGCTTCCTCGCTTGCCTTGCCGCTGCTGGCACGTGCAGCGGGCAAGGCCACCGCCAACGCACCCACCGATGCCGCCATCACCGCCGCCAGTGATTTCGCCGCGCTGGAAAAGGCCTGCGCCGGACGCCTCGGCGTGACCCTGCTGGACACCGCCAGCGGTCGCCGCATCAGTCATCGCCAGGACGAGCGCTTCCCGATGTGCAGCACCTTCAAGAGCATGCTGGCGGCCACCGTGCTCAGCCAGGCCGAACGCATGCCGGCATTGCTGGACAGGCGCGTGCCGGTGGGCGAGGCCGATCTGCTCTCGCATGCACCGGTCACCCGCCGCCACGCCGGCAAGGACATGACCGTGCGCGACCTGTGCCGTGCCACGATCATCACCAGCGACAACACCGCCGCCAACCTGCTGTTCGGCGTGGTCGGTGGCCCGCCCGCAGTGACCGCGTTCCTGCGCGCCAGCGGCGACACGGTGAGCCGCAGTGACCGCCTGGAGCCGGAGCTGAACAGCTTTGCCAAGGGCGACCCGCGCGACACCACCACGCCGGCGGCGATGGCCGCGACCCTGCAGCGCGTGGTGTTGGGCGAGGTACTGCAACCGGCTTCGCGGCAGCAGCTGGCCGACTGGCTGATCGACAACGAAACCGGCGACGCCTGCCTGCGCGCGGGCCTGGGCAAGCGCTGGCGCGTGGGTGACAAGACCGGCAGCAATGGTGAAGACGCGCGCAACGACATCGCCGTGCTGTGGCCCGTAGCCGGGGGCGCCCCGTGGGTGCTGACGGCTTATCTGCAGGCAGGTGCGATCAGCTACGAGCAACGCGCTAGCGTGCTGGCACAGGTGGGGCGGATTGCCGACCGGTTGATCGGATGA
- the ampR gene encoding LysR family transcriptional regulator AmpR, which translates to MLHPTLPLNALRAFEAAARHQNFTRAALELCVSQAALSHQIRGLEDRLGIRLFHRLPRGVALTDEGAALYPVLNESFERISASIARYTGGPAREVLTLGVVGTFATGWLLPRLAAFEAAHPDIELRLQTHNNRIDLAGEGLDLAIRFGDGDWQGQACTAILDAPFAPLCAPALARRLKQPRDLGTLPLLRSYRSDEWPRWLQAAGVSGVEARGPVFDSSLTVAMAAAGGAGVALLPLRMFEQELAEGRLLQPFSTTLELGRYWLTRLRSRAEREPARRFREWLQAQGG; encoded by the coding sequence ATGTTGCACCCTACCCTGCCACTGAACGCGCTGCGCGCCTTCGAGGCCGCCGCCCGCCACCAGAACTTCACCCGTGCCGCGCTGGAGCTGTGTGTCAGCCAGGCCGCACTGAGCCACCAGATCCGTGGACTGGAGGACCGGCTCGGCATCCGCCTGTTCCATCGCCTCCCGCGCGGCGTGGCGCTCACCGATGAAGGCGCGGCCCTGTATCCGGTGCTCAACGAATCGTTCGAGCGCATCTCCGCCAGCATCGCGCGTTACACCGGCGGACCTGCGCGTGAAGTGCTGACCCTGGGCGTGGTCGGCACCTTCGCCACCGGCTGGCTGCTGCCACGGCTGGCCGCGTTCGAGGCAGCGCACCCGGACATCGAGCTGCGCCTGCAGACCCACAACAACCGCATCGACCTGGCCGGAGAAGGGCTGGACCTGGCGATCCGCTTTGGTGATGGCGACTGGCAGGGCCAGGCGTGCACGGCGATCCTCGACGCGCCGTTTGCACCGCTGTGCGCACCGGCGCTGGCGCGGCGCCTGAAACAGCCACGCGACCTGGGCACGCTGCCGCTGCTTCGTTCCTACCGCAGCGACGAATGGCCGCGCTGGCTGCAGGCGGCCGGGGTCAGCGGCGTGGAAGCGCGCGGGCCGGTATTCGATTCCTCGTTGACGGTCGCGATGGCGGCCGCCGGTGGCGCCGGTGTGGCCTTGCTGCCGCTGCGCATGTTCGAGCAGGAACTGGCCGAGGGTCGCCTGCTGCAGCCGTTCAGCACCACGCTGGAGCTGGGGCGCTACTGGCTGACGCGGCTGCGATCGCGTGCCGAACGTGAGCCGGCCAGGCGCTTCCGCGAATGGCTGCAGGCACAGGGCGGGTAG
- a CDS encoding ABC-F family ATP-binding cassette domain-containing protein — translation MISLRNFALRRGERLLLSNVDLTLHAGYRVGVVGRNGAGKSSLFAAVKGELEADKGDVDLPGKVRIASVAQETPSLPDPALSFVLGGDTDVAAVLAEEAEATAREDWEAVANAHTKMAEMGAYDAEARAGKLLHGLGFPAETHHRAVSSFSGGWRVRLNLARALMMPSDLLLLDEPTNHLDLDAVYWLEQWLLKYPGTLLLISHDREFLDNVATHTLHLHGGGAKLYPGGYTDFERQRAEQLRQQQIAHEKEQAERAHLQSFIDRFKAQASKAAQAQSRMKRLAKLAGTEAVRAEREFRIEFAPPAKLPFSLIRLNHVEAGYGKDAVILHNVGFGLEAGQRIGLLGPNGAGKTTLVKTLVGELAPIVGERMAHPDLKIGYFAQHTVESLHEGQSPMEHFREIAPDAPNQSFRDFLGKWNFPGDRAFEPVDGFSGGERARLALALIAWQQPNVLLLDEPTNHLDLEMREALAEALVTFEGAIVMVSHDRHLIGLVCDTYWRVADGVVEPFDGDLDAYAAWLRTRPQAQGTKARMEQVEEPVVVKTAPVAQVVQKKPVNPHKLAAAEAKVAELEGALAELDRQLADPANYADATRMAVLGRDRETAAAQLEKAEAAWMELLES, via the coding sequence ATGATCTCCCTTCGTAATTTCGCCTTGCGCCGCGGCGAGCGGCTGCTGTTGTCCAATGTCGACCTGACCCTGCACGCCGGTTACCGGGTGGGCGTGGTCGGCCGCAACGGTGCTGGCAAGTCCAGCCTGTTCGCGGCGGTGAAAGGCGAGCTGGAGGCCGACAAGGGTGACGTCGACCTGCCCGGCAAGGTCCGTATCGCCAGCGTGGCCCAGGAAACCCCGTCGCTGCCGGACCCGGCGCTGAGCTTTGTGCTGGGCGGGGATACCGATGTGGCTGCGGTGCTGGCTGAAGAGGCTGAAGCAACCGCGCGCGAAGACTGGGAGGCGGTGGCCAACGCGCACACGAAGATGGCCGAGATGGGGGCCTACGACGCCGAAGCGCGCGCCGGCAAGCTGCTGCACGGCCTCGGTTTCCCGGCCGAGACCCACCACCGCGCGGTGTCCTCGTTCTCCGGCGGCTGGCGCGTACGCCTGAACCTGGCCCGCGCGCTGATGATGCCCAGCGACCTGCTGCTGCTGGACGAACCGACCAACCACCTGGACCTGGACGCGGTGTACTGGCTGGAGCAGTGGCTGCTGAAGTACCCCGGCACCCTGCTGTTGATCTCGCATGACCGCGAGTTCCTCGACAACGTGGCCACCCACACCCTGCACCTGCACGGCGGCGGCGCCAAGCTCTACCCGGGCGGTTATACCGATTTCGAGCGCCAGCGCGCCGAACAGCTGCGCCAGCAGCAGATCGCGCACGAGAAGGAACAGGCCGAGCGCGCCCACCTGCAGAGCTTCATCGACCGCTTCAAGGCACAGGCCAGCAAGGCCGCGCAGGCACAGAGCCGCATGAAGCGCCTGGCCAAGCTGGCCGGCACCGAAGCAGTGCGCGCCGAGCGCGAGTTCCGCATCGAGTTCGCGCCGCCGGCCAAGCTGCCGTTCTCACTGATCCGCCTGAACCATGTCGAGGCCGGCTACGGCAAGGACGCAGTGATCCTGCACAACGTCGGCTTCGGTCTGGAAGCGGGCCAGCGCATTGGCCTGCTCGGCCCGAACGGTGCCGGCAAGACCACCCTGGTGAAGACCCTGGTGGGCGAGCTGGCGCCGATCGTCGGCGAGCGCATGGCGCACCCGGACCTGAAGATCGGCTACTTCGCCCAGCACACGGTGGAGTCGCTGCACGAAGGCCAGTCGCCGATGGAGCACTTCCGCGAGATCGCCCCGGATGCACCGAACCAGTCGTTCCGCGATTTCCTTGGCAAGTGGAACTTCCCGGGTGACCGCGCGTTCGAGCCGGTCGATGGCTTCTCCGGTGGCGAGCGCGCGCGCCTGGCGCTGGCGCTGATCGCCTGGCAGCAGCCGAACGTGCTGCTGCTGGACGAACCGACCAACCACCTTGACCTGGAAATGCGCGAAGCGCTGGCCGAAGCACTGGTCACCTTCGAAGGCGCGATCGTGATGGTCTCGCACGACCGCCATCTGATCGGCCTGGTCTGCGATACCTACTGGCGCGTGGCCGATGGCGTGGTCGAGCCATTCGATGGCGACCTGGATGCCTACGCCGCGTGGCTGCGTACCCGCCCGCAGGCGCAGGGCACCAAGGCGCGCATGGAACAGGTGGAAGAGCCGGTGGTGGTCAAGACCGCCCCGGTGGCGCAGGTGGTGCAGAAGAAGCCGGTGAACCCGCACAAGCTGGCCGCCGCTGAAGCCAAGGTGGCCGAGCTGGAAGGTGCCTTGGCCGAGCTGGACCGCCAGCTGGCCGACCCGGCCAACTACGCCGATGCCACGCGCATGGCTGTGCTTGGCCGCGATCGCGAAACCGCCGCCGCGCAGCTGGAAAAGGCCGAAGCCGCCTGGATGGAACTGCTCGAGTCCTGA
- a CDS encoding TonB-dependent receptor plug domain-containing protein, whose translation MTRKTSLIAAAVAVALGGSPFVAAAQQAGTAANTLDTVIVTGTRVADRTVAESQSPIDIITPEVLQSTGTSELATALSRALPSLNFPRPALTDGTSGVRPAQLRGLSPDQVLVLVNGKRRHTSAMINVNGSIGRGSSAVDINAIPIAAIERVEVLRDGASAQYGSDAIAGVINVVLKGSGRGGSLAVDYGQYSAGDGNKYQLSGDTGVEFGNGRGRVHVAGQISQQDESNRAGPYRGTTPNTGNFPSIGQKTFIVGDPRVDATAASANASFDFSDHVTGYASALLSNRDITSFAFYRSRNHSGQSALLAQTYPDGFVPEINQYSKDRSLVAGVKGNTDNGWTWDLSLNHGENTLDFHTRNSINYSLGATSPRSFYDGTLKYQQDIFNADLTKSLDWGLAYPVTLSFGGEYRKEKWDQNPGELNSYTGSGAQGFAGFTPTNEVHADRHNYAVYAGLEADLTEKFSAGITGRYEDYSDFGDRFSGKLSARYAFTDKVALRATASSGFRAPSLAQQGYQAVTSQFLNGVFVERGTFPTTSPAAQALGASPLKAETSTSYSLGLVLQPVDRLYITVDAYQIDIDDRIALSSSITTNAATSALLGTLGLPQVTAFSYFTNGLDTRTRGVDFVSSYTVPFNASSLELTAAYSYNDTEVRRVGGTPAVFGTLGLTQSLIGRDEIGRIEDSYPRDKAILSGTWRSDHWELGLAATRYGKFTVRNSATALRDQTYGDAWVVDASASYKPSSNWTLTVGADNLLDKYPDRTEDLQNSTFGMLPYSNYSPFGFNGAYVYGRIKYTW comes from the coding sequence ATGACCCGCAAGACCAGCCTGATCGCCGCCGCCGTCGCTGTCGCACTCGGTGGCTCTCCGTTCGTTGCCGCTGCCCAGCAGGCCGGCACCGCCGCCAACACCCTGGACACGGTGATCGTCACCGGCACCCGCGTGGCCGACCGCACCGTCGCCGAATCGCAGTCGCCGATCGACATCATCACCCCTGAAGTGCTGCAGTCCACCGGCACCAGTGAACTGGCCACCGCACTGTCGCGCGCCCTGCCCTCGCTGAACTTCCCGCGCCCGGCCTTGACCGACGGCACCAGTGGCGTGCGCCCGGCGCAGCTGCGCGGCCTGTCGCCGGACCAGGTGCTGGTGCTGGTCAACGGCAAGCGCCGCCACACCTCGGCGATGATCAACGTCAACGGCAGCATCGGCCGTGGCTCGTCGGCGGTGGACATCAATGCGATCCCGATCGCCGCCATCGAGCGCGTGGAAGTGCTGCGCGACGGTGCGTCGGCACAGTACGGCTCGGACGCCATTGCAGGCGTCATCAACGTCGTGCTCAAGGGCAGCGGTCGTGGCGGCAGCCTGGCCGTGGACTACGGCCAGTACTCGGCCGGTGACGGCAACAAGTACCAGCTCTCCGGCGATACCGGCGTCGAGTTCGGCAACGGCCGTGGTCGCGTGCACGTGGCTGGCCAGATCAGCCAGCAGGACGAGAGCAACCGCGCCGGCCCGTACCGCGGCACCACCCCGAACACCGGCAACTTCCCCAGCATCGGCCAGAAGACCTTCATCGTCGGCGACCCGCGCGTGGATGCCACCGCCGCGTCGGCCAACGCCAGCTTCGACTTCAGCGACCACGTGACCGGCTACGCCAGCGCGCTGCTCAGCAACCGCGACATCACCTCGTTCGCGTTCTACCGTTCGCGCAACCACAGCGGTCAGAGCGCGCTGCTGGCGCAGACCTACCCCGACGGCTTCGTGCCGGAGATCAACCAGTATTCGAAGGACCGCTCGCTGGTGGCCGGGGTCAAGGGCAACACCGACAACGGCTGGACCTGGGACCTGAGCCTGAACCACGGCGAGAACACCCTCGACTTCCACACCCGCAACAGCATCAACTACAGCCTCGGCGCAACCAGCCCGCGCTCGTTCTACGACGGCACGCTGAAATACCAGCAGGACATCTTCAATGCCGACCTGACCAAGTCGCTGGACTGGGGCCTGGCCTACCCGGTCACGCTGTCCTTCGGTGGTGAGTACCGCAAGGAAAAGTGGGACCAGAACCCGGGCGAGCTGAACTCGTACACAGGCAGCGGCGCGCAGGGCTTCGCGGGCTTCACCCCGACCAATGAAGTGCATGCGGACCGCCACAACTACGCGGTCTATGCTGGCCTGGAAGCGGACCTGACCGAGAAGTTCTCGGCCGGCATCACCGGCCGCTACGAGGACTACTCGGACTTCGGCGACCGCTTCTCCGGCAAGCTTTCGGCGCGCTATGCATTCACCGACAAGGTCGCGCTGCGGGCCACCGCCTCCAGTGGCTTCCGTGCACCGTCGCTGGCGCAGCAGGGCTACCAGGCGGTCACCAGCCAGTTCCTCAATGGCGTATTCGTCGAGCGTGGCACCTTCCCGACCACCAGCCCGGCCGCGCAGGCGCTGGGCGCCTCGCCGCTGAAGGCCGAGACCTCCACCTCCTACAGCCTGGGCCTGGTGCTGCAGCCGGTCGACCGCCTGTATATCACCGTCGACGCCTACCAGATCGACATCGATGACCGCATCGCATTGTCGTCCAGCATCACCACCAACGCGGCCACCAGCGCGCTGCTGGGCACCCTGGGCCTGCCGCAGGTGACCGCGTTCTCCTACTTCACCAACGGCCTGGATACGCGCACCCGTGGCGTCGACTTCGTGTCCAGCTATACGGTGCCGTTCAACGCCAGCAGCCTGGAGCTGACCGCTGCGTACAGCTACAACGACACCGAAGTGCGCCGCGTTGGCGGCACCCCGGCGGTGTTCGGAACGCTGGGCCTGACCCAGTCGCTGATCGGTCGCGACGAAATTGGCCGCATCGAGGACAGCTACCCGCGCGACAAGGCGATCCTGAGCGGCACCTGGCGTTCGGACCACTGGGAACTGGGCCTGGCCGCCACCCGCTACGGCAAATTCACCGTGCGCAACTCGGCCACCGCGCTGCGTGACCAGACCTACGGCGACGCCTGGGTGGTGGATGCCTCGGCCAGCTACAAGCCGAGCAGCAACTGGACCCTGACCGTGGGCGCCGACAACCTGCTGGACAAGTACCCGGACCGCACCGAAGACCTGCAGAACTCGACCTTCGGCATGCTGCCGTACAGCAACTACTCGCCGTTCGGCTTCAACGGCGCGTATGTGTACGGGCGGATCAAGTACACCTGGTAA
- the ybaL gene encoding YbaL family putative K(+) efflux transporter gives MHHDTDLINIVAVGLGLAFIFGALANKLRLSPLVGYLVAGICVGPFTPGFVADQALANQLAELGVMLLMFGVGLHFSLKDLMAVKAIAIPGAIGQIAVATLLGWGVASLMGWPAIHGVIFGFSLATASTVVLLRAMEERRLLETMRGKIAVGWLIVEDLACVLALVMMPVMAGVFGPDAAKESHSLGSVLADIGWTFVQLGLFVAVMLVVGRRVIPWILERIAGTGSRELFTLSVLAIALGVAFGSAMLFGVSFALGAFFAGMLLNESELSHKAAHDSLPLRDAFAVLFFVSVGMLFDPNIIVQHPWQVLATVLIIMFGKSAAAFFIVRAFGHPTSTALTISASLAQIGEFAFIIAGLGVALQILPKEGQSLVLAGALVSIMLNPLVFGLLDRWQAKQEQSPQVPEPPEAIGPSRDLHDHAIVIGYGRVGSELAQVLRDRGVPVLVIDDNKEHVEQAHAKGLAAIRGSAAADRVLAEAHPERAKIAVLAIPQPLEAGEALAKLRAINPDLTLLARAHSDAEVKHLLEHGADGTVMAERELAYSLAEMVMATPPYRGLGQHSIPVV, from the coding sequence ATGCACCATGACACCGACCTGATCAACATCGTGGCCGTTGGCCTGGGGCTCGCCTTCATCTTCGGCGCGCTGGCCAACAAGCTCCGCTTGTCTCCCCTGGTCGGTTACCTGGTTGCTGGCATCTGCGTAGGTCCGTTCACCCCCGGCTTCGTCGCCGACCAGGCGCTGGCCAACCAGCTGGCCGAACTGGGCGTGATGCTGCTGATGTTCGGTGTCGGCCTGCACTTCTCGCTGAAGGACCTGATGGCGGTCAAGGCCATCGCCATTCCCGGTGCCATTGGGCAGATCGCAGTGGCCACCCTGCTCGGCTGGGGCGTGGCCTCGCTGATGGGCTGGCCGGCCATCCATGGCGTCATCTTCGGTTTCTCGCTGGCCACCGCCAGCACCGTGGTGCTGCTGCGGGCGATGGAAGAACGCCGTCTGCTGGAGACGATGCGCGGCAAGATCGCGGTCGGCTGGCTGATCGTCGAAGACCTGGCCTGCGTGCTGGCACTGGTGATGATGCCGGTGATGGCCGGCGTGTTCGGCCCCGACGCGGCCAAGGAATCGCACTCGCTGGGCAGCGTGCTGGCCGACATCGGCTGGACCTTCGTGCAGCTGGGCCTGTTCGTGGCGGTGATGCTGGTGGTCGGGCGCCGGGTCATCCCGTGGATCCTGGAACGCATCGCCGGTACCGGTTCGCGTGAGCTGTTCACCCTGTCCGTGCTGGCGATCGCGCTGGGCGTGGCGTTCGGCTCGGCGATGCTGTTCGGCGTCTCGTTCGCGCTGGGCGCGTTCTTTGCCGGCATGCTGCTCAACGAATCGGAGCTGAGCCACAAGGCCGCGCATGATTCGCTGCCGCTGCGCGATGCGTTCGCGGTGTTGTTCTTTGTGTCGGTCGGCATGCTGTTCGACCCCAACATCATCGTGCAGCACCCGTGGCAGGTGCTGGCCACGGTGCTGATCATCATGTTCGGCAAGTCGGCCGCCGCGTTCTTCATCGTGCGTGCGTTCGGCCACCCGACCAGCACCGCGCTGACCATCTCGGCCAGCCTGGCGCAGATCGGCGAGTTCGCCTTCATCATCGCCGGCCTCGGCGTGGCGCTGCAGATCCTGCCGAAGGAGGGCCAGTCGTTGGTACTGGCCGGTGCGCTGGTGTCGATCATGCTCAACCCGCTGGTGTTCGGCCTGCTCGACCGTTGGCAGGCCAAGCAGGAGCAGTCTCCGCAGGTACCCGAGCCGCCCGAAGCGATCGGCCCGTCGCGCGACCTGCATGACCACGCCATCGTGATCGGCTATGGCCGGGTGGGCAGCGAACTGGCGCAGGTGCTGCGCGACCGTGGCGTGCCGGTGCTGGTGATCGATGACAACAAGGAACACGTCGAGCAGGCGCACGCCAAGGGCCTGGCGGCGATCCGCGGCAGTGCCGCTGCCGACCGGGTGCTGGCCGAGGCCCATCCGGAACGCGCGAAGATCGCGGTGCTGGCGATTCCGCAGCCGCTGGAAGCCGGTGAGGCACTGGCCAAGCTGCGGGCGATCAACCCGGACCTGACCCTGCTGGCGCGTGCGCACAGCGACGCCGAGGTGAAGCATCTGCTGGAACACGGTGCGGATGGCACGGTGATGGCCGAACGTGAGCTGGCGTATTCGCTGGCGGAGATGGTGATGGCCACGCCGCCGTATCGCGGGTTGGGCCAGCACAGTATTCCGGTGGTGTGA
- a CDS encoding O-acetylhomoserine aminocarboxypropyltransferase/cysteine synthase family protein gives MSDPQWQLEALAVHGGYRPDPTTRAVAVPIYQTVAYAFDDTQHGADLFDLKVPGNIYTRIMNPTTDVLEQRLAALEGGIGALALASGQAAITYAIQTIAEAGDNIVASSALYGGSLNLLAHTLPQYGIQARFADPADPSAFAALIDERTKAVFVESIGNPRGNVTDIAAIAEVAHAAGVPLIVDNTVATPFLLRPFEHGADIVVHSLTKYLGGHGTSLGGAIIDSGRFDWTAQPQRFARLNQPDPSYHGVVYTEALGPAAYIGRARVVPLRNTGAALSPFNAFLILQGIETLALRMERINANALAVAQFLKSHAKVAWVRYAGLADDPEHAAAQRYLGGYGSGVLTFGLPGGREAGARFLDALKLFTRLVNLGDAKSLATHPASTTHRQLDAAELAKAGVSEDTVRLSIGIEHIGDLRADLEQALAGA, from the coding sequence ATGAGCGACCCGCAGTGGCAACTGGAAGCCCTGGCCGTACACGGCGGCTACCGTCCCGACCCGACTACCCGCGCGGTGGCGGTGCCGATCTACCAGACGGTGGCGTATGCCTTCGATGACACCCAGCACGGCGCCGACCTGTTCGACCTGAAGGTACCGGGCAATATCTACACGCGCATCATGAACCCCACCACCGACGTGCTGGAGCAGCGCCTGGCCGCGCTGGAAGGCGGCATCGGTGCGCTGGCGCTGGCCTCGGGGCAGGCCGCGATCACCTATGCCATCCAGACCATTGCAGAGGCTGGCGACAACATCGTCGCCTCCAGCGCGTTGTATGGCGGCAGCCTCAACCTGCTGGCGCACACCCTGCCGCAGTACGGCATCCAGGCGCGCTTTGCTGATCCGGCTGATCCTTCTGCGTTCGCCGCGCTGATCGACGAGCGCACCAAGGCGGTGTTCGTCGAATCGATCGGCAACCCGCGCGGCAACGTCACCGACATCGCTGCGATTGCGGAGGTCGCGCATGCCGCTGGCGTGCCGCTGATCGTCGACAACACCGTGGCCACGCCGTTCCTGCTGCGCCCATTCGAGCACGGCGCCGACATCGTGGTGCATTCGCTGACCAAGTACCTGGGCGGCCACGGCACCAGCCTCGGCGGCGCGATCATCGATTCCGGCCGCTTCGACTGGACCGCACAGCCCCAACGCTTCGCGCGGCTCAACCAGCCCGACCCCAGCTACCACGGCGTGGTCTATACCGAAGCCCTGGGGCCAGCGGCCTACATCGGCCGCGCGCGGGTGGTGCCGCTGCGCAATACCGGCGCTGCGTTGTCGCCGTTCAATGCGTTCCTGATCCTGCAGGGCATCGAGACCCTGGCCCTGCGCATGGAACGCATCAACGCCAACGCACTGGCCGTCGCGCAGTTCCTGAAGTCACACGCAAAGGTGGCGTGGGTGCGCTATGCCGGGCTGGCCGACGATCCCGAGCACGCCGCCGCGCAGCGCTATCTGGGTGGGTACGGCTCGGGCGTGCTGACCTTCGGCCTGCCGGGCGGGCGCGAGGCAGGGGCACGTTTCCTTGACGCGCTGAAATTGTTCACCCGCCTGGTCAACCTGGGCGATGCGAAGTCACTGGCCACCCATCCCGCCTCGACCACCCACCGCCAGTTGGATGCGGCGGAGCTGGCCAAGGCCGGCGTCAGTGAAGACACCGTGCGGCTGTCGATCGGCATCGAACATATCGGCGACCTGCGTGCCGACCTGGAGCAGGCCCTGGCCGGCGCCTGA
- a CDS encoding response regulator transcription factor: MQPSPWTPTANGTPTQVLLVEDDRRLAELVSDYLHEHGFAVQHVARGDLAGAACRQHAPELVVLDLMLPGLGGIDVCRQIRSFSDVPILMLTACEDDIEQVLGLESGADDYVHKPIEPRLLLARLRALLRRRHGSSNTGTPSRLMHGELLIDRMQREVHLHGQPVELGTTEFEILWLLASQPGQILSRDQILQAVRGIGFDGLDRSVDVSIGKLRRKLGDDAREPRRIKTVWGRGYQFNPSAWTA, translated from the coding sequence ATGCAGCCATCCCCCTGGACACCCACCGCCAACGGTACCCCGACCCAGGTCTTGTTGGTGGAGGACGACCGTCGCCTGGCCGAGCTGGTCAGCGACTATCTCCACGAACATGGTTTCGCCGTGCAGCATGTGGCACGCGGTGACCTTGCCGGCGCGGCCTGCCGCCAGCATGCGCCCGAGCTGGTGGTACTGGACCTGATGCTGCCCGGCCTCGGCGGCATCGACGTGTGCCGGCAGATCCGCAGCTTCTCCGACGTGCCGATCCTGATGCTGACCGCCTGCGAAGACGACATCGAGCAGGTGCTGGGCCTGGAATCGGGCGCCGATGACTATGTGCACAAACCGATCGAGCCGCGCCTGCTGCTGGCCCGCCTGCGCGCCCTGCTGCGCCGCCGCCATGGCAGCAGCAACACCGGTACACCCAGCCGTCTGATGCATGGCGAACTGCTGATCGACCGCATGCAGCGCGAAGTGCACCTGCACGGTCAACCGGTCGAGCTGGGCACCACGGAATTCGAGATCCTGTGGCTGCTGGCCAGCCAGCCGGGGCAGATCCTGTCGCGCGACCAGATCCTGCAGGCGGTGCGCGGCATCGGCTTTGACGGCCTGGACCGCAGTGTTGATGTCAGCATCGGCAAGCTGCGCCGCAAGCTCGGTGATGATGCGCGCGAACCGCGGCGGATCAAGACCGTGTGGGGCCGTGGCTACCAGTTCAATCCGTCGGCCTGGACGGCATGA